The following coding sequences are from one Sciurus carolinensis chromosome 11, mSciCar1.2, whole genome shotgun sequence window:
- the LOC124958665 gene encoding olfactory receptor 5AL1-like produces MANNSNHTSVSGFILSGLTDNPELQIILFGVFLVIYSASVMGNLGLIALIQVSPQLHTPMYFFLSHLAFVDFCFTSSATPNMLVNLLHQVKSIAFFACAIQVCCFITFVVCELFLLSIMAYDRYVAICNPLLYVILMPRKLCVQMVAGTYIYGFAVGLAQTVATFHLSFCDSNVLNHFYCDDVPLMALACSDTHIKELMLLIIAGFNTLCSLVVVIISYIFILFAILRIHSAEGRQKAFSTCASHLTSITIFYGTIIFMYLQPKSSHSLNTDKFASVFYVVMIPMLNPLIYSLRNKEVKSSLKRVIEKLCLVVK; encoded by the coding sequence ATGGCTAACAACAGCAATCACACATCAGTGTCTGGATTTATCCTCTCGGGGCTCACAGATAATCCAGAACTTCAAATCATCCTCTTTGGTGTGTTCCTAGTCATTTACTCAGCTAGTGTCATGGGTAATCTCGGACTGATTGCACTAATCCAAGTAAGTCCTCAGCTTCACACACCCATGTATTTTTTCCTCAGCCATCTggcttttgttgatttttgcttcacCTCCTCAGCCACCCCAAACATGCTGGTGAATCTCCTGCATCAAGTTAAAAGTATAGCATTTTTCGCATGTGCCATCCAGGTCTGCTGCTTCATCACATTTGTAGTCTGTGAACTCTTCTTGCTGTCAATCATGGCATATGATCGGTATGTTGCTATCTGTAACCCTCTACTTTATGTCATTCTCATGCCTAGGAAACTCTGTGTGCAAATGGTTGCTGGCACATACATCTATGGATTCGCGGTGGGTCTAGCACAGACAGTAGCAACATTCCACCTGTCTTTCTGTGACTCCAATGTGCTCAACCATTTCTATTGTGATGATGTTCCTTTAATGGCTCTGGCCTGTTCTGACACTCACATCAAAGAGTTGATGCTGTTAATCATCGCTGGGTTCAACACCTTGTGCTCTCTAGTGGTTGTGATCATTTCTTACATCTTCATCCTCTTTGCCATCCTGAGGATTCATTCAgctgaaggaagacagaaagcGTTCTCTACCTGTGCATCCCACCTGACCTCCATCACAATATTTTATGgaacaattatttttatgtacCTGCAACCTAAGTCAAGCCATTCTCTGAACACAGATAAATTTGCTTCGGTGTTTTATGTGGTAATGATTCCCATGTTAAACCCATTGATCTATAGCTTGAGAAATAAGGAGGTAAAGAGTTCTCTGAAAAGAGTGATTGAAAAGTTGTGTTTGGTCGTCAAATAA